A genomic region of Saimiri boliviensis isolate mSaiBol1 chromosome 20, mSaiBol1.pri, whole genome shotgun sequence contains the following coding sequences:
- the LAMTOR4 gene encoding ragulator complex protein LAMTOR4 isoform X2 → MTSALTQGLERIPDQLGYLVLSEGAVLASSGDLENDEQAASAISELVSTACGFRLHHGMNVPFKRLSGVSLLQWSLENTRCW, encoded by the exons ATG ACTTCTGCACTGACCCAGGGGCTGGAGCGAATCCCAGACCAGCTCGGCTACCTGGTGCTGAGTGAAGGTGCAGTGCTGGCG TCATCTGGGGACCTTGAGAATGATGAGCAGGCAGCCAGTGCCATCTCTGAGCTGGTCAGCACAGCCTGCGGTTTCCGGCTGCACCATGGCATGAATGTGCCCTTCAAGCGCCTGTCTG GTGTGTCTCTCCTCCAGTGGTCTTTGGAGAACACACGCTGCTGGTGA
- the LAMTOR4 gene encoding ragulator complex protein LAMTOR4 isoform X1: MTSALTQGLERIPDQLGYLVLSEGAVLASSGDLENDEQAASAISELVSTACGFRLHHGMNVPFKRLSVVFGEHTLLVTVSGQRVFVVKRQNRGREPIDV; the protein is encoded by the exons ATG ACTTCTGCACTGACCCAGGGGCTGGAGCGAATCCCAGACCAGCTCGGCTACCTGGTGCTGAGTGAAGGTGCAGTGCTGGCG TCATCTGGGGACCTTGAGAATGATGAGCAGGCAGCCAGTGCCATCTCTGAGCTGGTCAGCACAGCCTGCGGTTTCCGGCTGCACCATGGCATGAATGTGCCCTTCAAGCGCCTGTCTG TGGTCTTTGGAGAACACACGCTGCTGGTGACCGTGTCAGGACAGAGGGTGTTTGTGGTGAAGAGGCAGAACCGAGGTCGGGAGCCCATTGACGTCTGA